The DNA region CACAAATCACGAATATCTTCAACAATATGAGTTGATAGTATCACAATTACATTCTCTCCTATCTCACTAAGTAAGTTCAAAAAACGATTTCGTTCTTCAGGATCTAAACCTGCCGTTGGTTCATCAACAATAATGAGCTGAGGATTGCCAAGTAAAGCCTGTGCAATACCAAAACGTTGACGCATACCACCCGAAAATGTATAAACGGACTTTTTGCGATGCTGATACAAATTGGTTTGTTGCAATAATGCTGTCACTTGATTCTTACGTTCCTTTTTATCGATTATGCCTTTAAGTACAGCCAAATGATTGAGTAGCTTTTCAGCAGATATTTTTGGATATACTCCAAATTCTTGAGGTAAATAACCCAGATTCTTTCTTACCTCTTGAGGCGAATTTATAATATCAACATCGTTAAAATTTATAGCTCCTGAGCTTGGCTCTTGCAGAGAAGCAATTGTTCTCATAAGGGATGATTTTCCAGCTCCATTAGCACCCAGTAAGCCAAACATACCATTACTGATGTTTAATGATACTCCATTCAAGGCTTTAACACCATTTGGATAAATTTTAGATAGGTTCTCAATTCTTAATGTATTCATGAGTTTGTGATTTTAAGTTTGATTTCGAGTAAACTTATCATCAATCAAAATACCTTACTAATATAGATGTCACATGGCTTTCTTTTTGAGCCATACAAGTGCAAAAATCTCATGAATTGGCTTGAGTTAAAAAACAATGGTGTTGGTGTCATTTCCCATAGTGTTTGTCAATTAACTTGTTCGTCAAACATTTCATTCCTATTTTCGATGTATGATAGATTTTATTAAGAAATACAAAGCGTTCGGAATCGGCT from Labilibaculum sp. DW002 includes:
- a CDS encoding ABC transporter ATP-binding protein; this translates as MNTLRIENLSKIYPNGVKALNGVSLNISNGMFGLLGANGAGKSSLMRTIASLQEPSSGAINFNDVDIINSPQEVRKNLGYLPQEFGVYPKISAEKLLNHLAVLKGIIDKKERKNQVTALLQQTNLYQHRKKSVYTFSGGMRQRFGIAQALLGNPQLIIVDEPTAGLDPEERNRFLNLLSEIGENVIVILSTHIVEDIRDLCKNMAILAEGEIVAQGNPSELVKGLKGKIWSKMIKKDDVDAYHKAFKVISTKLVSGETQIRVISDSIPEKGFNSIDPNLEDLYFATVQTNSPLKTV